Part of the Lates calcarifer isolate ASB-BC8 linkage group LG6, TLL_Latcal_v3, whole genome shotgun sequence genome, AGAGATAGGTGTGGCTTACTTGATCAGGTAGACATCAAACTTCCCCGCAGAGCGTCCAGACTTCCTCTGTTTGAGTTTGCGGGTCCACCCTTCAGGCAGTGATGGGTCGTCGTACAGAGGCCCGCGGTCCCGGATGATGGAGCGCCGCTGCCTGGGAGACCCTGCAGACTCACTGCCTGCTGCAGATTCTGACCCTGGTGCTGATCCTGGATCTGAGGGACCTGCCACTGGCTCCAACACCTGCAGGGAGGAAGTAACAGGAAACCAGCTTTTCATCCAGAGCACGAATCATACAGGATTACATGGTCCCTCCAGGACTCCACCCGTTCTGACTGCTATTGTTGGCAACACTTGTCTTTACCTGGGTCTGTGGCTCCACccctgtctgtggctgcagcccAGCTGACGGGGGCGTGGCTGATGATGTGGTCTCGGCCCCCCGGTCAGCATGACGACGCTCCCTGCGGGCCTTCTTGGTCTTACTGTGggacctgtctctctctctggtggGGGCCTGGGGATCGACAGgtccctcctcaccctcttgACCTTCCTCCCTGTGAAAAACAGACATCATGCTTGTTAACGTTACATCACTCAGGCAACGGGGGATACAACCAGACCCCCGTACCAGAATCAAACCAGTGATGTTGTGGAGCACTGTGGATGTCAGTATCTGGGTCAAAGTTCAGTTTAGTTGAACTCTAGCCATAtacagagtcctgcaggactgatcctaaaagcaggaaatgagttagcatgttagcatgttagcacttcctgttcccttgtcccaaagtcagtgtgtttctggttaaatgtctgaaataaggtctgtggttttaacacaagctcaagacattttcaggttttattctctgacataaaatcagtcagtaaatcccccactcctgatgtttgaagcttttacggCAAGGCAAAAAGGCACTTAAAAAAggctaacgagtgtctaaatgagactacagaggttgtcggggacgttaacatgaaaacccatctactcaccagtccacctttacagcctcgttgtgtttctactcacgctctttcaaactctcactaactttctaagaagaaaggcttttatagaagagctcagagctaaatgaaatgaccagttggaagcttagtggtggagtACGTGtacgttgacgtcatgtgaccgtggtgtagttggtttatagcctaacattagctggCTGttgctaacttcagggctggactacagaaacacatcatcactaCAGGAGTCTTTTGCACAAAGATCCCGATGATGTTACAACAATTAAAcatacccccccacccccttctctccaactggtcgaggcagatggccgcccaccctgagtccggttctgctcgaggtttctgcctcttaaaaggaagtttttccttgccacagtcgcctagtgcttgctcatggtggatctgttgggtttctctctgtgaaaTTTAGAAGATAAAGAGttcggtctagacctgctctatatgtacagagcctccagataacttctgttgtgaattggtgctatataaataaaactaacttAAGAGAGATAAATAATGGTCTTTCTCTGTGCAATCTTGAACCaatgcttttactgtgaaaggTCTGTATGACGACAGGCCTTTAGCCCCGTCTTTGAAAGTGGACTTTAGGAATCACAAGGTGTACAAACTACCATTTGGACAACCTCCCTGTTCCACAATGTTTTTGAGAAAAAGACTTTTGACTCATTCTGTTGGAAAAGTTTCTCTGAGATCTCATTAATCTGAGGTCAGAATCATTTCAGTTGCTCTGGGCTCATCATCTGTGAATCTGTGGTTCAAGTCTGAGATGCAGTgaactggttttattttaaacaggTTAAACTGGACCAAGGCTATAATGCAACTTAATGCAACATTCTCTGTAGAGGACCAAGTAACTCTGGATCTCTCTCCATTCATACCAGCACAGTGGTCTGTTTGAGGTAGAttgaggcttttattgtgaagcaacTATAGGAAGTATCAAAATTACAGCTGCTGACAGTGTCCCTGAACACATCAACAGGAAGTTTTCAAATCAGTCTTTGAAACAAATCGTCTCCTGTGGTGGATTTTCTGTGTGCAGCAGGTCTCAGGTCTGTGGTCAGAGACCTAAACAGCTCtgatctgctgcagcttcacacgTCATTTGGAGCGTTTCATCCAGGTGgttgtaaacaggaagtgatgtttACAACCTCAGAAACAGACTCCACCAGCTGATGTCctcattttcactgtgtgttttaactGACTTGTGTCCACTTTGTCCTTTGtcttcttcatttttctgaggAGGCTGCAGCTAACACTGATTTTTATCTGTTACTAACTCACTTTAAAAAAGAAGATATGACTCTCGACATGTGTGTGATTTTCATGCAGGTGTCAGTCGAGCTAAAATAAGATCTACAGGTGTGAGAGCtggaaacagtggaaaatgtttaTCCAATGTGTTTGGTAGCTCATGAACGCACCACGCTGTCGATGAGCTACTGCGGCGATGTCACACAAACTGCTCTGATTTAACCACGGAAGATAATGACTGTTTAACctcattaaattattaattaatttacattcattttgtatttaaaaataataaataagggATTCttaaactgatgatgatggtagGATAGTTAATCACCTGAGCTGAAAAGATCAGGTGATTAATCGATTACTAAACAGTAAATCAGTCAGAAGTGATCAGCACTGTTTTAGCTCCACAgtttataaactgaatatttgacTTTTGAACAAAACAACTGAGGATTCAATGTTTTCTGATCTCAGtaattttaaagctgcaactaacaattattttcacgATCGATTACTCAGATATTTTTACattgatttattgtttcatCATTAAAACGTCAGAGAACAGTTACAAATGTTCATGTTAGTTTCTCAGAGTCAGAGATGATGTCGTGTTTAAACCCATATTCACCTCACTGATACAAGaacaatcagttaatcaatgaCTGATATTTTAAGGTCAAACTGTGCCATCACGCTGATGGTGAACTTTTTAAAGGCTGAATCACATCTGTTGCTCAGTGAGTCCAGCACAGTCCGCCACCCAGCGTCCTCACTACTCTGACGCAGACGTTCacattcacttcctgtttggtTCTAATCAGTCAGGACGTTTCCTCGTCTGATTGGTCACGCTCCGATCATGTGAGTTACATTTTAGTATTTTCTGTAACTAAACACCTGCAGAGTGAACAATCCTGTTTACACCTGCACATGCACAGTGTAGGTGAGTGATCATGTGATCTGTCTCTGGAAGTTATTTCTGATGTGGAGCTAAAACACTCGTCTGGACGGAGatggttttagttttaaaatgaaaacggACAGAACCTGAGACACCTGAACATGTGAACATCTTGGCTCAAAGGTCACTTACTGAATGATGAAGTTCTCATCATTCAACTGACCTCAGAGGTTCTACATGTTGATCTGATACAGTTTCACTGCTGAGAGTCGGTCTGACGACGAAACACAACCTCTGGCCATGTTTAAACTAAATGAGTGTTTTGTTAAAGTCACATAAAGACAGAATCAGGAGTCAGGTGAACACTCAccaataaaaaacaatttctgtcgctttgtttcctctgacctttgtgtaattttgttttgttaactttttttctttgcagataTAAAACATGAGGAGCAAAATGGAGTCAATCTCTGACGTTTCCAGCTCATCAGCAGCTGATAATCAATTCATACTTCATTATGTTTCAGGTTTAACTGACAATCAAATTATTCACAACTGAAGAAATTTACTGTTGTTTACGTCTTGTTTCTCTTCAGCTGCTTATCACAATAATAAcgattatttattcatttattaattattagaCTCAACCTGAAACAAAGGACGTCAGGTGAACGCGTCCACGTCACAGGATGTCAGGTGAATGTGTCCACGTCAGAGGACATCAGGTGAACGTATCAGAGGACATCAGGTGATTGTGTCCACGTCAGAGGACATCAGGTGAACGTATCAGAGGACGTCAGGCAAACGTGTCCACATCAGAGGACGTCAGGTTAATGTGTCCACGTCAGAGGACATCAGGTGAACGTGTCCACATCAGGTGAATGCGTCCACATCAGAGGACGTCAGGTGAACGCGTCCACGTCACAGGACGTCAGGTGAACGCGTCAGAGGACGTCAGGTGAATGTGTCCACGTCAGAGGACATCAGGTGAATGTATCAGAGGATGTCAGGCAAACGTGTCCACATCAGAGGACGTCAGGTGAATGTGTCCACGTCAGAGGACATCAGGTGAACGTGTCCACATCAGGTGGATGCGTCCACATCAGAGGACGTCAGGTGAACGCGTCCACGTCACAGGACGTCAGGTGAACGCGTCAGAGGACGTCAGGTGAATGTGTCCACGTCAGAGGACATCAGGTGAATGTGTCCACGTCAGGTGAACACGTCCACGTCAGAGGACATCAGGTGAATGTGTCCACATCAGAGGACGTCAGGTGAACGTGTCCACATCAGAGGACGTCAGGTGAATGTGTCCACGTCAGAGGACATCAGGTGAATGTATCAGAGGACGTCAGGTGAACGTGTCCACATCAGAGGACGTCAGGTGAATGTGTCCACATCAGAGGACATCAGGTGAACGCGTCAGAGAACGTCAGGTGAACGCGTCAGAGGACATCAGGTGAACGTGTCAGAGGACATCAGGTGAACGTGTCCATGTCAGAGGACATCAGGTGAATGTGTCCACGTCAGAGGACGTCAGGTGAACGCGTCAGAGGACGTCAGGTGAACGTATCAGAAGACGTCAGGTGAATGTGTCCACGTCAGGTGATTGCGACCACGTCAGAGGACGTCAGGTGAACGTATCAGAAGACGTCAGGTGAACGTGTCCACATCAGGTGAACGTGTCCACGTCAGAGGACGTCAGGTGAACGTATCAGAGGACGTCAGATGAACGTGTCCACGTCAGAGGACGTCAGGTGAACGTATCAGAAGACGTCAGGTGAACGTGAGATTAATCATCAGtcgtctctttctgtctctgaatcAACTGAACAAAACATCTGAACAGTGAATTATTACTAATACCACACTGTTGTAATCTGTTACGCTGTAGTAATCTGTAAAACTGCAGTAATCTGTTACACTGTAGTAATCTGTTACCAGGAGAAGAGTCTGTCAGAGTAACTGTGAGTTTTAtcagttttcaaaatgtttaaattcatcagattattactgatgttttaattttattactgattaactgattggtttgatgtataaataaaatcatcaaacagtgaaaacaattttCTCTGATAATAACGtttgttaaataataaaaatggcAGATTCGAtgatttgaatgaaaaaaaaaactgaaagtagtttctgattaatttcctgtcaatGAATTGATTGATTCATCAACTGATCGACTCTACTGTATTTAGAGTTTATAACATTGACCTGTTAAGTACCTGCAGCTGGTTTACTCAGAGATGTAATGGAGTACAAGTATAAAGTATCATGATACAGAAATGCTCAAAGCTGAAGTACGTCTAAACTGTACCTCTGAccagtacttgagtaaatgtacttagttacatcaACAGCTTTCCACCTCTGTTTGAAATGAACCAACAGATGAACTGATGGAAATAAATAGAGTCAGTTTCTACTTTATTCCCCCTCCTGCCTCCCCCAGCGGGGTCCAGACCCCCcaggctgtgtgtgttagtgtgtgtctcTAAcgtgtgtattagtgtgtgtgtgtgtatgatgaagctgcaggtggaggtgaagccacaggaacaggaagtgagcTACAGAGGAAACTGGGCCACAGACACGCGCACAGAGCGTCCTGTACACGCTCAGTCACGGGTTCGACTCCCGCTTAAAgccttgacacacacacacacacacacacgctgttgCCTGGCTCAGCGGTTCTGAGGCAGCTGGATGCTAATCAGAGTAATGTTGTGTCTCGGACTGGGGGCTGGAGGGTGCGGGCCGTGTACcgggatgtttgtgtgtggatgaggggggggggggggagttaACCCGGGTTACTGAGCAGCCTGACTCTGTTTGTTCCCCTCACATGAAAACATTCTGTGTTTGCTAACCAGCTAGCAGCCGTTAGCTCCCTGCCTGTCTGACGGCGGCGGGCGGACACACCGCCGGTGACCGGGTGACCGGGGCTGTGATGTTTGTGACGGACACGCCGCCGCCGACCTCCGGCCTGACTTCCCGGGGAGTTGTGTGGGAGTCAGAACGGCCCGGCGGCGCACGGAGAGCGGGCTAAGCTCAAGCTAACCTCCGCTCCGGCTACAGCAGCTAAAGTACAGACTTAGCAGTAAGTTGGTGACGTATTCCCGCTAACCCCGCTCCGCCGCGACAGGCCGCGGAGAAAACCAACGCACTTTTACTTCAATAAAACACACGACAGAAAAAGCTCGGCGGCGGCgggaggcggcggcggcggcggcgctTTAACGGaggataaaatgtaaaaaaccCACTTACAGTCTCTCCTCTCCGCTCTCCACGGCggccatttttatttaaataaataattttatattaaaaaaaagcctCCAAACATCTCTGCTCCCTCCTGCTGCACCCCGCCCCCTCCGACTCCATTTCCAACCGCCGTCAGTTCCCAAACACCGCGAGATCTGCGCCAACATGAGGTCAGCGCAGCGCAGGGGCGGTGTATTCTCGCGAGATGTGACGACCTGAGACGATCAGGCTGAGGCGTTCAGGACCCGCTCGGGAATAAGCTCAACAATCAACTTCCTGCTATTTACCTGGATCCAGGTGTAGACAGATTATTATACAATGGAGGGAAATTATCATAGTACAAAATATAATGggtttattattttatagagCTGTACATATGGAACAGgataacatgtttttaaaatgaattttaactTATAACATGCTGTAATaatttaaactgtaaatattgtGTGACATGTATGAAGTGATGATcataaaaaaagagtaaaaactgtTATAAAGAAATTATGAAATGACACGTCCCAACTACGCAGCACCAGTATACACTTTTAATGCCATATTGATTTTCACCATCTATATTTGTTTGACAGTAATAAAGATAATtatcagactgaaaacagctgatttaTATTCTGGTTGttgatgagcagcagagagatgaaGCTTCTATTTCCAATATTTGAACAGATGGATTCATCAGAGATTAAACTGCTGTTACTCTGGAATCTAAGAATCTGTTTCTGccacacacaaataatatatattatataatattcatGTTATTATTATCTGTGTTAAATCAGGAGGAGCCCAAAATGTGGAAATCACTCTTTTTCATGTTACTTTGTACTTGTGCTCCACAGTATTAGTAACTTTAGGTTACTAACACAGGAAGACTGGTTCAAGCCAGAACTGAATCTGATCCAACCTGAACCTCAAGACCAGGTCTTCAAGGTTTGTCCTGAGGTAAGGACggtccacacatacacacacaccacacacacgcacacacacactgaactgaactgatgtTGTGTTCAGGAACTCCCCAACAAACCACAAAGTTATAAATATCTCAGTTTGGCAAAACgaagctatgtgtgtgtgtgtgtgtgtgtcacccccctaacacacagacacacactcatttgtttgtgtgtgttggggtgtgACATCAGATTACtgtaagaagaaataaaagtccCCACAGAGGCAGCTGCATGGGTGTGTATATTATACTGGATATACTGCAGTTCTATATTATTATACTGCagttatatattattatactgGATATACTGCAGTTCTATATTATTATACTGCagttatatattattatactgGATATACTGCAGTTCTATATTATTGTACTGCAGTTATATATTATACTGGATATACTGAAGTTCTATATTATTGTACTGCAGTTATATACACATTAGTCTGTGGTTGTGATAgcagttgttgttttgctgtttgcaGATGTTAGAACAGTATAGATGTGTTTTGAAGCCGTGTTCAGCGggtctctcttcctcctcttcctgttcatTTCGacctgttgtttctctcctctgattggttcaAGGCTCCATGATGTCACACATCATGACGTCATCACAGTCAACACTGACAGGCCACAGGAAGTGAATGGGTGAGTCTAGAGAGTTACAGATATTTACTGTAGTCAGAATATTAAGTTATTTTACTCAGAAACTTTAACAAGagttaaaatattaattaagttttattttagtaaaaactgaacagatttcatctcctctgtttgtttccaaCATGATAAACACAGATTTCGGAAACTttgtgcctctctctgtctttctatttTCTTTACTTCTTGGGACTCGGGATTTTATTTTGGAGAACCGCGTACCGGAAGCGGCTCTTATTGCAGTGAACTTGTCGCAGGCGGAAGCAGCTGAACCCGTGAGAGTGAATCTCGGGTGTGTGACCGGAGCTCCGGTGATCCATCCATGGACTGAACCGGCTATCAGTACCGTGTTGATCCGGTTTGTTCCGGACTGTTCTGATGTGACGGACTACTCCTGTCCCGGTGTGACCGCCCCCGCCCCACTGTGGCGGCCCGttgttagctgttagcctgttagcttcAGAGTGAGTTCAGTCAGAGTTTAGTTTGAGGGTAAAAGATGTCGGGGGCAGACCTGAGGGGGCAGTTCCTCTACCACCTGCCCTCCTCCGTCCTCTGGGAGTTCTGTCGGGTCATGGACGGCCTGTCAGACCTGGACTGGACCCGCTTCGGTGAGTCAGAACCGGGTCGCAGACTGTCTGCTAAAGGCTAACGTGGAGATGTAGAAGAGGGTGTACCTGTgtgctcacctgtctgtcagctgtctctctgtctgtattgtGATATCAGGTGAACCTTTAAacagtgtgagtgtctgtgtgtctgtctgtgtgtgtgtgtctgtgtgtgtgtgtctctctctctctctgtgtgtgtgtgtctctctctgtgtgtgtctgtgtgtgtgtgtgtgtgtgtgtgtgtgtgtgtctttcatgGTGTTTCATGTCTCAGgttctctgtttcctgtgtttcagcAGAGGCTCAACCTGTGGCCCGGGGTCTCAGCAGGGACACTGAGATTCTGATCAGTGTTAATGTAGAAGAGTCAGAAAGTCTGATGTGACCTGAACGCAGCGTGACAGAGGGAGGTCAGGGTGAAGTTATTGATAagtaactctctctctctgtcgcaGCCTCAGAGGTCCTGGGCGATCAGACCGCCGTGCGATTGgctgagaggaaggagaggaggactGACTGGGTGATGAACCAATGGGAGAACAGGAATGGCAGAGTTGGGGAGTTGATCGACCTATTAGAGCGTCTGCAGCTGTTACGTCCCCGTGATGTCATCCTGGGGTGTGAGTTCACCTCTGACGACCTCTGACGACCTCtgacgacctctgacctctgatgacctgccctctctctctctgtctctctctctctgtgcagggACATCCAGTCCAAGGCcgttctcctccctccctcctcctcctcgtccccCTCCTGCTTCTCATCGTCCTCACGTCTCCCTCCCTCAGTTCGACCCCCCTCCCAAACCCTATGAGGCCACGCCCACACTGAGCACCCTCAGACTGACCACGACAGGTAACAGGAAGTAGGTGTGATCAGCTCTCAGGTGTGAGGCTGCGATCAGGTGGTGATATTATCGTCTTCACTGCAGTGtagagtcctgcaggactgatcctaaaaccaggatgtaagttagcatgttagcatgttagcacttcctgttgtcagtgtgtttctggttaaatgtgtgaaataaggtctgtggttttaacacaagctcaagacattttcaggttttattctccgacataaaatgggtcagtaaatcccccactcctgatgtttgaagcttttacgtgtcttaaaaaaggcggttgctaacgagtgtctaaatgagactacagaggttgtcggggacgttaacatgaaaacccatctactcaccagtccacctttacagcctcgttgtgtttctactcacgctctttcaaactctcactaactttctaagaagaaaggcttttgtagaagagctcagagctaaatgaaatgaccagttggaagcttagtggtggagacgttgacgtcatgtgaccgtggtggagttggtttatagcctaacattagcttcttacttctggaggttggatttaggcttcaaacatcagaacagtggtgttcatctgtgaagattatctggctgatgctaacttcagacCTGGACccacagtgacctctgacctcaggtTCACATCAGACTGaggttttctctgcagcagcagcagaacaggaAGGACTGAGTTTCAGATTCAGATCAGATGATGATGTCACTTATGAAGAAATTCTCCACCAAAAAACCCACAACACCTGACACACCTGACCTCAGGTGACCCCAGGTGTGTCAGGTgacctctctgctctgactgaatatcagcagctgtttgatcCTTCGtctgcagaaacactgagctCAGATGAAAACTCCTCAACATCAGTTTCATCTGTTATTTAGAgtaaaatctgattattttgtGTCATGTGATCATCTTTACATTTCATTGATCAGTGTTTATTGATCCTCAGCTGATTGGCTCTGCTCGTCACCCTCTCTTCTTTATCCAGCAGATGAAGGAGGAGTAGGAAGACCACTACCTGGACCTGACCCGCCCCCCATCGGTCTGAAGACTGAACCGCaccgcccccccccccaggtctcacacacacacacacacacacacacacaaaatactactactactactactactaataataataataatgatgatgatgatgatgatgttgtcaTCCCTCAGCCCTCCCAGGTGGTGGCCTGCGGCAGTGGAGGCCGGGTGATGTGCTGGTCGTTTGAAgaggtgcatgctgggacagATGGGTTCTCCCCCTCCCTgcaggtgggggaggggggttttGGAGTCGTGTATAGAGCGACTCTGAACAACACGGACTGTGCtgtgaaaagactgaaacaggtcagccaatcacagcgcAGATCACTCAGGACTCACAGTGACAGGGTCACCTGGAGTCACCTGATCAGACACCTGGATACTACTGTGGTCATGTGACCGTTTACCTCAGAAGCACCTGAGATCTGATGacgctgctgttgttgttgatgatgacatcatcactgttgttgatgacatcatcactgtcattgtAGGACGGCCTGTTGGACCTGACTCTGCTGACGAACAGTTTCCAGACTGAGGTGGAGAACCTGTCCAGGTGAGTTCACTGTGACGTCTCTGACCTGTGGGTTTGAGTTGACCAATCCGAAACAGCCGTGACAGGAAGCCGTCGTAAATCATCGTTGTCCTCTgtcactgcacagacacacctgacACCTGTAGAGAGAGAACTTCAGCAGTAATGTTGGCTGTAACTTCCTGATTGACCTATACTACTAAAGGTGGACAGATGTTACCTgaggtctgttgccatggtgatttacactgcgtctctaaactgctccgaggAGGCAGTTGAgcctcctctggtttaactcagGTTCTCAGTGAAAGTCgtatgtaatgctgttatgttcagtatgaacttcatgttaacagtgtttcagcctcagtggaaactgaacctggatcaaatagaaacaggttcacattcatatttccatcattaatgctgcatgttttggtctgtagtctacaataacaacagcctgtcacattatattgtctttcaggacaataacacCCCCTATTTAAAGGATTATTAACATCGATAATATTCAACACTAATGACGCTCAATTCTGCTGCtggactgtgagaaaaaaatacaaattaaatggAATATGTGCAGcataaaaacaccatttattggTCCACATGTCTCTAGAGATGTGTAGTGGGAGGGGACTGATggtctttagacaacccccgtcctacagagtcagcctctctcagtcattGTGCCAATATCAATTGGTTGTTCGacctgtggggcggagcttaggtaGAATAACACTGAGgcaccatggcagcagacctcaggtaaaacctatccacctgtcgtagtacaggttaatcaggaagttacatcTGATGccaccaagttactcctgaagttaccctgatcAGACAAAGACCTCGCTTCGTTGTACAGCCCTCAGGCCTCTGAGCAGGTTATGTCGGTAGTTAACTCGGTATTATCCTGTATAAGCTCCGCCCTACAGGTGGAAGAACCAgtcagcagagagaggctgactgtGCAGGACCAGGCTTTTTAAACACCATCAATCTCTATGACAATGTCTCAGATCACACATGAAGAATCCAGAGGTCATGTGACTACAGCACTTTACTGATGAACCTCCCTGACTCTGTCCACAGTCTCAGTTTGACATTCAGAAACCGAGTCAttaaactacacacacagagtccgctgacacacacctgaaccTCTGTCACTTTAACTCCAGCTCAGTGACCTCACCTGAGAACCTGAGTCAAACCAGAGCAGGTTAATCTGAGAGCTCACGTCAGGGGTCAGTCAGGTTGTCTGGGCAATGATGGAGGTGAGAACCACCTGAAACTTTGACGACATCTGAAGAAACTGAATCAGTGTGTTGTTCAGGTTCAGACACCCCAACATCGTGGACCTGCTGGGCTTCAGTGAAGGAGGAGGATCAGTGTGTCTGATCTACAGCTACATGGTCAACAGATCCCTGGAGGACCAACTACACAATGTAACACacaactgaacacacacagagtctatGTGTTGTTTTGGTCCTGATGTGTACTTATTATGctcatttgtgtatgtgtgtgtgtgtgtttttcaggagtGTGTGGTTCTCTCCTGGTCTCACAGAGTCCGGATCATGGAGGAGGTCTCTACAGCTCTGCAGTTCCTCCACTCGCCCCCCGACGGGCACAAACCGCTCATCCACGGAGACGTCAAGAGGTGACATCTCATGACACCTTGTGATCACATGACTCTGGTTTTCTCCTAGTTAATCTCTGAATGGTCTGAAGGTGACCTGACTatccttcctcctcagctctaaCATCCTGTTGGACCGTCACCTGGTGGCAAAGCTAGCAGACTTTGGTCTGGCTCGGTTGGCGTCTGGCAGCTCGTCGGGACGCTCGGTGACTCAGACGGCGTCGGTCGGTAAAACTGAGACAGTC contains:
- the irak1 gene encoding interleukin-1 receptor-associated kinase 1 isoform X2, which encodes MSGADLRGQFLYHLPSSVLWEFCRVMDGLSDLDWTRFASEVLGDQTAVRLAERKERRTDWVMNQWENRNGRVGELIDLLERLQLLRPRDVILGWTSSPRPFSSLPPPPRPPPASHRPHVSLPQFDPPPKPYEATPTLSTLRLTTTDEGGVGRPLPGPDPPPIGLKTEPHRPPPQPSQVVACGSGGRVMCWSFEEVHAGTDGFSPSLQVGEGGFGVVYRATLNNTDCAVKRLKQDGLLDLTLLTNSFQTEVENLSRFRHPNIVDLLGFSEGGGSVCLIYSYMVNRSLEDQLHNECVVLSWSHRVRIMEEVSTALQFLHSPPDGHKPLIHGDVKSSNILLDRHLVAKLADFGLARLASGSSSGRSVTQTASVGKTETVRGTLAYLPDEYVRNRELGPAVDVFSFGVVLLEVLTGRRALEKDKKLGERYLKDLVEEVSYTLSGSSTAAWRKHLDQQLITGGAADPPACMQLVSLACTCLDKKRKKRPVMTEVFHKLQEIHREVKTTGSSRSSPRLHHPPAPSQAFPRPPCSLDSSVGALSNQLSRLGPLEDTYQPSSSSLCALTLPHPLHSSSSSSSSSFVGPCETDESRGLSQFRSNGTSSRSLSPSSRDQYHCPTPFSQPSVSTEDQYHFPPLPSSSRDRSGTGALTGPGTTGGGTGGATVRLYNVPGSLSPAGSLQSSSPGPSVDVNPSKQRFLEKKTLYEEGQIQTPELLSSDDLYGGVSAESRGPEESDELDYLPVKHH
- the irak1 gene encoding interleukin-1 receptor-associated kinase 1 isoform X1 — its product is MSGADLRGQFLYHLPSSVLWEFCRVMDGLSDLDWTRFASEVLGDQTAVRLAERKERRTDWVMNQWENRNGRVGELIDLLERLQLLRPRDVILGWTSSPRPFSSLPPPPRPPPASHRPHVSLPQFDPPPKPYEATPTLSTLRLTTTADEGGVGRPLPGPDPPPIGLKTEPHRPPPQPSQVVACGSGGRVMCWSFEEVHAGTDGFSPSLQVGEGGFGVVYRATLNNTDCAVKRLKQDGLLDLTLLTNSFQTEVENLSRFRHPNIVDLLGFSEGGGSVCLIYSYMVNRSLEDQLHNECVVLSWSHRVRIMEEVSTALQFLHSPPDGHKPLIHGDVKSSNILLDRHLVAKLADFGLARLASGSSSGRSVTQTASVGKTETVRGTLAYLPDEYVRNRELGPAVDVFSFGVVLLEVLTGRRALEKDKKLGERYLKDLVEEVSYTLSGSSTAAWRKHLDQQLITGGAADPPACMQLVSLACTCLDKKRKKRPVMTEVFHKLQEIHREVKTTGSSRSSPRLHHPPAPSQAFPRPPCSLDSSVGALSNQLSRLGPLEDTYQPSSSSLCALTLPHPLHSSSSSSSSSFVGPCETDESRGLSQFRSNGTSSRSLSPSSRDQYHCPTPFSQPSVSTEDQYHFPPLPSSSRDRSGTGALTGPGTTGGGTGGATVRLYNVPGSLSPAGSLQSSSPGPSVDVNPSKQRFLEKKTLYEEGQIQTPELLSSDDLYGGVSAESRGPEESDELDYLPVKHH